From one Pseudomonas sp. B21-048 genomic stretch:
- a CDS encoding tetratricopeptide repeat protein, whose protein sequence is MEGFIVMGILRRVGAFSIFIATLSVGNVLANQSNDLLVAMEAGRCVPQAEKLHKMALMGDALSQLAFGQAASKNLCGVVEMGKEFSFYWYRKSAEQGNAIAQAALGKHLATSWVREDEEESLIWYQRAADQGNADGKFGLAQLYGRPRAWSKKIPHSDELAMKLYHEAASQGHELSYFVLSQIYENGSNGVEKNDAIAAQWYRKAADNGSSFAQSQLAQRFQEGRGVDQSDAEARRWYGKSAAQGNAYAQTSLAKMYRDGSGGLRDESMALQLFIKSAEEGESNAQFELGRMYLLGLGGVPQSRSKAEHWFAKSAERWHPLAIKELENLR, encoded by the coding sequence ATGGAAGGTTTTATTGTAATGGGCATATTGAGAAGAGTTGGAGCTTTTTCGATTTTTATAGCGACTTTATCTGTTGGTAATGTGCTCGCTAACCAGTCTAATGACCTGTTGGTTGCAATGGAGGCAGGAAGGTGTGTTCCCCAGGCAGAGAAACTTCATAAGATGGCGTTGATGGGCGATGCTTTGAGCCAGTTGGCGTTCGGGCAGGCCGCAAGCAAAAATCTCTGCGGAGTAGTGGAGATGGGGAAAGAATTTTCTTTTTATTGGTATCGCAAGTCCGCCGAACAGGGAAACGCTATAGCGCAAGCTGCGCTTGGGAAGCATCTTGCGACTTCGTGGGTACGTGAGGACGAGGAAGAGTCGTTGATTTGGTATCAGCGAGCTGCTGATCAGGGTAATGCGGATGGAAAGTTTGGTTTAGCTCAGTTGTATGGTCGCCCTAGGGCATGGTCAAAAAAAATACCTCATAGTGATGAGTTAGCAATGAAGCTTTATCACGAAGCCGCCTCTCAAGGCCATGAGCTTTCATATTTTGTACTGTCTCAAATTTATGAAAATGGAAGTAACGGTGTAGAGAAAAACGATGCGATCGCAGCACAGTGGTATCGTAAGGCCGCCGATAATGGTAGTTCTTTTGCTCAGAGTCAATTAGCACAAAGGTTCCAAGAGGGGCGTGGTGTTGATCAGAGTGACGCGGAGGCGAGGCGTTGGTATGGCAAGTCTGCTGCTCAGGGTAATGCATACGCTCAGACAAGTTTGGCAAAAATGTACCGTGACGGTAGCGGAGGTCTTCGTGATGAAAGTATGGCGCTACAGTTGTTTATAAAGTCCGCTGAGGAGGGCGAGTCTAATGCTCAGTTTGAACTTGGAAGGATGTATTTGTTAGGTTTGGGTGGCGTGCCGCAGAGTAGAAGTAAAGCCGAGCATTGGTTTGCCAAGTCAGCGGAGCGGTGGCATCCCTTGGCGATCAAAGAACTTGAAAATTTACGATAG
- a CDS encoding tetratricopeptide repeat protein: MSEFKKVVFFSVFLAALPVSHVSANQSNDLLVAMEAGRCDPEAAQLHKMALIGDALGQLAFGQAASKNLCGVVEMGKESSFYWYRKSAEQGNDIAQVALGKYLSTSWASEDEEESFIWYQRAADQGNADAKFGLAQLYGRGSYSKKIPRDDELALKLYREAAAQDHKMSYLVLSQVYEDGGNGVEKDEKVAAYWYRKAADNGSAFAQW, from the coding sequence TTGAGTGAGTTTAAAAAGGTTGTATTTTTTTCGGTTTTTTTAGCGGCTTTGCCCGTTAGTCATGTATCCGCTAACCAGTCGAATGATTTGTTGGTAGCGATGGAGGCTGGGAGGTGTGATCCTGAGGCGGCGCAACTGCATAAAATGGCATTGATAGGAGACGCTTTGGGCCAATTAGCCTTTGGGCAGGCAGCGAGCAAAAATCTCTGCGGAGTAGTAGAGATGGGAAAAGAGTCTTCTTTTTACTGGTATCGTAAGTCCGCGGAACAGGGAAATGATATAGCGCAAGTTGCGTTGGGAAAGTATCTGTCGACTTCGTGGGCTAGTGAAGATGAAGAAGAGTCGTTCATTTGGTATCAACGAGCAGCTGATCAGGGTAATGCGGATGCGAAATTTGGTTTGGCCCAGCTGTATGGGCGTGGTAGTTATTCCAAGAAAATTCCTAGGGACGATGAGTTAGCTCTTAAGCTTTATCGTGAGGCTGCTGCTCAAGATCATAAGATGTCATATCTTGTTCTATCTCAAGTTTATGAGGACGGAGGTAATGGTGTAGAGAAAGACGA